GTGGCGGTCAACGCGTTCACGTCGATCTGGGCGCGATCAAAGTAAGGCACCACGCGTTTGCCCTGGGGGGTGTCAATCAGACGGCCACGCACCCGCTTGCCCCTTAGCTCCGGGTAGAGATCGCCAAGCTCGACGACCAGCAAATCGTCGGGGCGCGAATACAGCGGCACGCCAAAGCGCGCGGTCCTGGTGCGCGACCCTTTCAGCAACGGTTCGTAGTAACCGGTGATCAGGCCACGATCCTCGGCGTCGGCACGCGTCAATTGGTAGGGGACGAATTCGCTCTCGATGAATTCGCGCTGCTTCGCAACCGTTCCGTCGAACGGAAAGCGGGAGCAGGCGCTGATCCACTCCGGCTTGCTGCGCAGACCTTTGCAGTTTTCGCTGAAGGCAATACGAACATCCCGCAAATCATCGGCCTTCCAGCCAGGCAGGTCGGCGAACAGCGCGGGTGTCCAGCGGGCCTTGGGTTCCACAACTGGCGCCGGTGGGGCGACGGGTGGGGCCACTGGAGCAGCAACGGGTGCGAGAGTGGGCGCGGGTGTCGCAGCTACCGGTACCGGAGCGGATGCCGGAACCGGTGCCGGCGGTGGCGTTGCACATCCTGCCAGCCAGAGCGTCCCTACAATGGCGGCACACGACGGTACGGCTGGAAAGCGTGGAAATCTCGGCATGATCGAAAGCGGATTCTGGATTTTCCTGGTGGAAACGCTGGGCATCGGCGGCATGTTTGTTGCGCTCATCTGGTGGGTCGTGCGCGGTAGCGATTCACGGCACCGCAAGCTGGCTGAACACGATGCCAAAGCTGCCGCCGAAGCGGGCAAAAATCCCACTTCTGACACGACGCCGAAGACCTGATCAGTGCAGCACCCGCTTCGCTGACAGGACGAACTTCGGGATTGGCGCGTCAAACTTGACGCCATCGTCCGCCACAAACTGGTAGCTGCCCTGCATCGTCCCCACCGGCGTCTTGAACTGCGATCCGCTGGTGTACTCGTAGGACTCGCCGGGTGCGAGCTTGGGCTGCTGGCCAACGACACCGGCGCCGCGCACTTCTTCAACCTTGCCGTCGGCATCAGTGATGACCCAGTGCCGTGACAGCAACTGCACCGCCACCTCGCCGACGTTCTCGATGCGAATGTGATACGCGAAGACATACTGATCGTTGGCCGGATCGCTCTGATCGGCCAAGTAAA
This is a stretch of genomic DNA from Casimicrobium huifangae. It encodes these proteins:
- the apaG gene encoding Co2+/Mg2+ efflux protein ApaG — encoded protein: MNRYSIKVDPTPFYLADQSDPANDQYVFAYHIRIENVGEVAVQLLSRHWVITDADGKVEEVRGAGVVGQQPKLAPGESYEYTSGSQFKTPVGTMQGSYQFVADDGVKFDAPIPKFVLSAKRVLH